A part of Cryptococcus decagattii chromosome 2, complete sequence genomic DNA contains:
- a CDS encoding chlorophyll synthesis pathway protein BchC, whose protein sequence is MVAKEMNALLYSEPRKFEIKKVPVPEIGPEEILLKVDICGVCGTDQHIHEGEFIAKFPLIPGHEAVGRIVAMGDKVKGFDIGDRIAADVGETCGYCHYCRKGTELFCENFAPAGVARDGGFADFIKYHFAKCYKIKNLTDEEATLLEPASCAIHGMDVLKMPFGARVLLIGAGPTGLILAQLMKMGGASHITIAANTGIKMDIARKVEAADEYIDLDRSNPGPQWAKLKEDNPYGFDVVAEATGVESLVNDAINYVTRGGTLLVYGVYEDKARLPGWSPTDIFVNEKRIIGSFSQTYCFPRAIDLLDSGKIKTTGMVTDVFPLSDYQGALDKMASRKALKIAIKPEHKD, encoded by the exons CCTAGAAAGTTCGAGATTAAGAAAGTCCCTGTGCCCGAGATCGGTCCTGAGGAGATCCTCTTGAAGG TCGACATCTGTGGTGTTTGCGGTACCGACCAGCACATCCACGAAGGCGAGTTCATTGCCAAGTTCCCT TTGATTCCGGGTCATGAAGCTGTTGGCCGAATTGTTGCTATGGGCGACAAGGTGAAGGGATTCGACATCGGCGACCGTATTGCTGCCGATGTCGGAGAGACCTGTGGTTACTGCCACTACTGCCGAAAGGGTACCGAGCTTTTCTGTGAGAACTTTGCCCCTGCTGGTGTTGCCCGAGACGGTGGTTTCGCCGACTTCATCAAGTA CCACTTCGCCAAGTGCTACAAGATCAAGAACCTCACCGATGAGGAGGCTACCCTTCTCGAACCCGCCTCTTGTGCCATTCACGGTATGGACGTCCTCAAGATGCCTTTCGGTGCTCGAGTTCTCCTCATCGGCGCCGGCCCTACCGGCCTTATCCTTGCCCAGCTCATGAAGATGGGCGGTGCTTCTCACATCACCATCGCAGCTAACACCGGTATCAAGATGGATATTGCCAGGAAGGTGGAGGCCGCCGACGAGTACATTGACTTGGACAGGAGCAACCCTGGTCCCCAGTGGGCCAAGCTCAAGGAGGACAACCCTT ACGGTTTCGACGTTGTCGCTGAAGCTACTGGAGTCGAGTCCCTTGTCAATGACGCTATCAATTACGTTACCCGAGGTGGTACACTTCTTGTCTACGGTGTCTACGAGGACAAAGCCCGTCTCCCCGGATGGTCCCCCACCGACATTTTCGTCAACGAGAAGCGAATCATCGGTTCCTTCTCCCAGACTTACTGTTTCCCCCGAGCCATTGATCTCCTCGATTCTGGCAAGATCAAGACCACTGGCATGGTCACTGATGTTTTCCCTCTCAGTGATTACCAAGGTGCTTTGGACAAGATGGCGAGCAGGAAGGCTTTGAAGATCGCGATCAAGCCTGAGCACAAGGACTAA